From the genome of Phoenix dactylifera cultivar Barhee BC4 chromosome 17, palm_55x_up_171113_PBpolish2nd_filt_p, whole genome shotgun sequence:
ACATACCCCTGAACAAACATGAAATCCCCTGTGCCGCCGGCGATCGGGAGGTCAGCAGGCTTAGTATTATGCACAGATCCTAGGATGGAGACTGACCCTTGATAGCCATGGGTCTTTAGGGTGATCTTGGCAAGTGATATGCTGCGAAGACCATCGAAGCTCGATGTTATGGAAGTCCCTTCTGCAACGCCCACTACTCTGGAGGAGTCATTCAAGGATGCTGTCATGTTGTCCCGGAAGACAAATATGGTGCCAAAGGGGGTGGTTGTTTGGCTGATGCCGGGGCCGGCCACGCCGTCCACAACGATGTAGCCAGTCTTGTTGACAGTTTCATGTTGGAAGAGAGAGAAGTGGAGGGACCTCAGATGTTGGTCATGGTTGTGGGAAGAAGCTAAGGCTTTGTGAGCAGCAAGAAGAGATAGCAGGAGGAACAGAGGGAAGTGCAGAGAGTTGGCCATGAAGTTGTTATAGATCCTTGTGAGCTCTCCTTGTAGTTGGGAGCTGGAGATGGATGGTTCGCCTCTGAACAAGGAATATATACATGTGTGTGATGGCTTTTGCCATTAGTGCAGGTTGGTggtagaagagaagaaagagtcgagttcaacaaaaaagaaaaggaaagtcgACGGTCAACAGGTGAGACCACTCTGCCGTGCTCTCTAGTTAATTTGACAGGGAGAGAGGCATGGTTCCATGAGATTGATGGATCGACTTCATATTAAGCTTATCTGCAGAGGAGTTATAATTAGACTGATTTTTAGCAAATGTCTATGATCTCATCTAATTCGAGCTTATTAGTTGATGAAAATACTTTTTGATTTAAGTATTGATGAATGTATCCATTCATAACTTCGATTTATGCAGTTTTgtgtcttgtcaatttctactTAGAAATATAGATTCAAACTAATGAGGATttatttttgagtttttttaatataaatccttaaaaatatataaaattatatgaatatccttgtaaaattactatttgcatgtatatccttataaaatacttattttgtatatatacttttttttattttttttatatatgtacctATATTATCTAACGTTGTTAAAAAATAAacgatttaaatttaaaatcattgaaatacctttatgggtagacatgcaaaaaaaaaaaaaaactttatatgGACATCCATGCAAATGCAACTTTAcgaggatatttatgcaattacatacatttaggagggtatacatttaaaaaatccaataaaaatgatcaaaatctAGTCAAGATAATTCATGaataaaaaaagataacaaAAAAGATTAAATCATGTTAATATCAACTCTTATAGAATAAATCATGTTGCTTTTATGAAATTCTTGCCTAAAAAACAAACAATAATTCAACATTTACAAATCacgaaaaaatattttactaatctaagcatctataattaatttaaattcgatatgctttaatcttttaataataatgaagaatatgtagataccaaaataataatctaatattcTAGCTTGAACGAATCAagatcttaaaaataaaaattgacagtgtgactcaatatttttttgattgtcGATCAAACTGAATCATAAAAAACTTAACAAATTTTAGcgaagttttgattttttttttttaatagagtttttgaatgtatacccttctaaatatgagaaattgcatgaatacccttataAAGTTTCTATTTGCGTGTATATCCTTATAACTTTTGTTCAATATCTACCGATAAgggtatttcagtcattttaattttaagccgtttattttttaatgatgtTAAATGGTAcggatatatatattaaaaaaacgaagaagaagaagaagaaaaagaatatatatgtaaaaagtaattttatgagagtattcatataattttatatatttaggagggtatatatataaaaaaaattatttttaaaaaagagaacCTAGGTTCATGGAAGGGTGTTCAAGATGTTTGCGTTATAATTGCAGATACGAGTGATTGATGCCATGTTTGACTGCTGTTTAGGAATTACTAGCTAAAAGCCTTTCTAGATTCAGATTCCAACTTATAGATTTGAACCATATATTCGGATTCTGGATTTCGATATGCTGCATCCAGATTATAATGTTTGaaaattcctttttttcttgGTCATACTTAGAAACTCTAGAAAGCTGGCCAAGATGGTAAACTTTGAGACTTTTTGACCGTCGGGCTAATCACCGAGAAAAATGTTTTACGTTCAAATTGGCAGGACTGTTCAAGGTGCTGGTAGTTGTGTTGGCCTTCTCCCTTTCActtctagggctctcatgatcTATCCTGGCTAAGTTTGATATCAAATTGTGGTGGACTAACAAAGGCTTTGGGGTGGACTAACAAGGGCTTGGATTAGTCGTCTGAAACCAAAATGAATCAGATGGGCCATGTATGGCCGTATGAGTGTGTCCTATTAGTCACACCACTTctatcttctcctctctctttttttcaaaaaaaaaaaaaggttccaGGTTTGCGTCTTGGATGCTGCACCATAGAATCTTAAATCTAGTATTTATATATCAGATGGATCTGTTCTCTGttctgaaaataaaatagaaacaaaaaaaaaagtttagagGTGCCATCTAAACACCAAAAAGATTTCCATTTGCCCATCTGTTCACCATAATCTCCCTCCACAAGTCAAATACTTTTCTCAGTTTCCGAATAAAATGAACTTCTGAAGGGATCAACAACGAACTGAGAATCCAAGTAGCTGGAAGTTATTGGAAGTGCGCTGAAGGGTGGCGACAGAAATATAAAACAGAGAGGTGGACAGTGAAGTTTATTTTTTATAAGCAATGCCAGAGTTGAGCCCACTCAGATTCTTCTGTACAGGATCGTTCTTTAAGAAGATGTCGCACTCAAGTAGGTTTCTTAACCTTTCatcttttgtttttctaataGTTGAAACAGGGATTTAGATCAAACAAGTtccttttgtttcctttttcttttccttttcattttttaatTATGCAGCGGCCAGCTTCTACCTGAATGATTAATTGCGCTATGATAATGACAATTGTGTTATGATAATAACATATGATAATGGCTTGTTACAGCTGTAAATGAAAAAACTACAACTAGGTTTCTAGTTGCATGTATTTAGCATCTAACTTGTTGACCCAATTACCAGGCTGATTTCCACGACAAACAAATCTAGCTCTTCATGTCTTATAGCATCATCATAATGAGCCTTTTGCCTTACCATGccacaaggagtttaataaaaacaaaaacaatcCATTAAAGTGAAGTAATTCAAAAGAGCTTAGGGGACACTAGATTTCTTTattatatcaatttatttattcTAGTTACTATAAACTTGATCACCAATTTATCTCCCACCACTACTTATGGGAGTTTCCCCAGTCCCACCAAAACTGTTCTATCTTTTACTTCAAGGTTGGTTGTAAGAGCCagggaatctctctctctctctctctctctctctctctctcatgaaaaaaaaataggagaaaaaaaGGTGAGGGAATCTCTTCCAAAGCATCTTATAGGGTGCCAACATTTGTACTGTAGTAACAGTACATATCCTATATATATTCATCATTGTTTTAGCCCAGTGAAAGATCCATCAATATCTGATTCCAGGTGGCTGCTCAACTTAAAAAATCTTTATTGTGTGGATACTGTACCATTGGGGATCTCCTATGATCCCCATCCAGAATCTCTACATGCATATCCCCCCCACCCTTGGTTTCCTCAACAGGTAAGTACATATCATTGTCCTGATGACACCACCCATGAAGTTTCCTGCTTTGCCTCCTGCCATCTGTATTCTATGGGAGCCTTCAAAAACCTTTGTGTGAAAGTTGACTTTAGTTTAGCGACTGGAGAATGGAGATGGTTGGAGACTCCAAGGATGGTGGGGTCCTCAGAAGGAGGGGGTGGGATATTCAATCATTGGAAAGTTCAAGTTTAGAGAGCTGATAACAGCATTAGCAACACTTCCCATCCATTATCCGCCATCAGGATCCAGTGTAGATGCTTTTGGGATAGGACATCTGAGGAATCAGGGAAAGGATTCATCTGATAActggaagggaaaaaaaaattatagtgagttttccttctttttttattcaGTTTTTGGCAGCCCTCAAAATGATTTGTATCTGGTAGAAAAAACTCATGTTGGAATTATTTGCAGTAAAGGTATGAAAAAGCCCCATGTTTGAAagctttttccttctgttttcatTTCT
Proteins encoded in this window:
- the LOC103701118 gene encoding dirigent protein 7-like, coding for MANSLHFPLFLLLSLLAAHKALASSHNHDQHLRSLHFSLFQHETVNKTGYIVVDGVAGPGISQTTTPFGTIFVFRDNMTASLNDSSRVVGVAEGTSITSSFDGLRSISLAKITLKTHGYQGSVSILGSVHNTKPADLPIAGGTGDFMFVQGYVRSSPVDLQGLTVVYKIEFHIYWPPYATNGPK